The DNA sequence CCGATAAAAATCCTGCAAGAGGAAACTGGATTCACCCTTTCGGAAATACGCGATTCCACCCATGTCAGAGACCAGAGTAAATCCAATCTTTTGGTAAAATTCCTTGGATACTTCAAAGTCCTTCGAGGGGACAAATGCTTTGATTTCGGTGACAGTCGTATTGCTCATAAATTGAGTTCCCAAATTTTTTGCACCCTCGCGAGTCGAAACGAATTCCCAAGTGTATTCGATCCGAAACCCATGGTTTCAAAAGTCTATTCTCTTTTCAATTCAGTCGGATGAAACCCATGGGTCGCGTATTCTTTCGCGAGACGAAGTCGGTGGATCTTTGCATTGTGACGGATATCTACTGGAAAATCCTTCCGGAAGAAGAAATGGCGAATCGAAGCGGTCATCGGGGTTTCCGATCCTAATTTCTTTAGTTCGACCACCCAGTTGCCTATTTCATCCTCATTTTTTGGGAAACAACCCTTCTCAGGCTGAACCACGATACCCGGCACCCGTTTGTTTCTCGAACCTAAACCTACTAATGCGGAACGGTAGACCTTTGGATGACGGTTAAAGACCTGCTCGCAGCACTCCGGGTAGTACGCTTTCCCTTCCCGAGTCGTCACCCTTTCAGCCACCCGCCCACAGAACCAAATGCGACCGGCTTCGTCTTTATATCCAAGATCCCCCATACGATGCCAAACCGTTTCACCCGCGTTGACCTTCGCATTCCTCGTCGCCTCCTCGAGCCGATCATACTCTCTCGTGACCATCGGACCAGACACCACAATCTCCCCGATCTCATGAGGCGATAGTTCCTGTAAGTGTTCCTCGACCATCGGACCTTCTTGAACGCTAGCGATGCGGACGTTCACTCCATCGAGAGGACTGCCTACACAGACACCCTTCCCTTCTTCCGTCAGTTCCGCAACCTCCAGAATCATATCCCCGTCAATGGCCGTCATCGGTAAGGCCTCCGTCGCACCATAAGGACTGTAGATGTCGGCGTTAGGCACAAGTGGACTCAACTTTTTGATCAGCGATGGTGACACTGCAGCCCCAGCAGCCAATACTCGGCGGAGAGAAGGAATCGATCGGTTTGAACGTGCTCCCTCGGTAGCGATTAGATTCCAGAGCACAGGCGAGCCAAAACTGTTCGTCACCCCGGCCTCGTTCATCACGGCAATTTGCAGCCCTGGGTCAGCCTTCGCTGGTCGGCTGGGATTCATCGGAGGGACCACGGTAGTCATCCCGAGAGCTGGATTGAACAATGCAAAAACCGGCAACATCGGAAAGTCCACCTCTCCCGGCTCGATTGAGAAACGTTCCCTTACTGCGGCGATTTGCGCCTGAAACATCCCGTGTTCGTAACAAACCCCTTTGGCCGGTCCTGTGGAGCCTGAGGTGAAGAGGATGGCAGCGAGATCATTTGGAGCAGTATCCGCTGGTTCAAAGCCTCTACTACCGTCAGCCTCCTCCGTTCTGGTAATTAGATTCGTAGAGAAACGCGCACGGACACGATGGAACGACTTAGAGAAAACCCGTGAAATCATCAGTCCCTTGGGAATTCCAAACACCGCCTCGGGTTCGGATCGTTTGACGCAGGAAAGAAAACTCCGCAGACCCATTCCGGGATCAATCACAACTGGGACTGCCCCCACCCGCAGAATCGCAAAGACTCCGCAAATCAGCTCCAGACCCGGTTTTGCCAGAACGATGGTTCGGGTGCCCTTCCCTACTCCTTTCTCCAAGAAATGTGCGGCAAGACCAGCGACCAGACAATGCAACTCGGCAAATGTCGTATCTCTGAATCCAATCCTCCTCCCGGTGACGTTCGGGATTCGAACCGCCAGCACCTCCGGAGCCTTTTCGGCCCTTTTGGCAACGTATCCCGCAATATTCATTGAACGTCCTAAGTCGAGCGGGCATCGAGAGCCCGTTCGAGACGCACAAGATCCTCCGGCGTATCCACTCCGATCGTACTTTCTTCTGTAACCCCTACTTTAATCTCGATCCCGTTCTCCAGCACTCGCAGCTGCTCCAATCGTTCGATCCGTTCAAGGGGCGAGGGTTTTAAATCGACAAACCTTTCAAGAAAACGACCTTGGTAGCCATAAAGACCGAGATGCCCGAACACCTTGATCGTCTCGAGCCGTTCCTTGGTCGGATAACCCTTGCTCTCACGATCCCATGGGATGGGTGCCCGTGAAAAGTAGAGAGCCCGGCCTTGCTGATCCATGACTACCTTTACCTGACTCGGGTCATTGATGCGCGCAGGATCGGTTAGGCGAACGGCCAAGGTGCTCATCCCGGCACTCGAATCCAAGAGAGAAAAGAGTTCTGCGATCTGTCTTCCCGAAACCAACGGTTCATCCGCCTGTACATTCACCACTTGGTCTGCCAAAATTTCGCGGTTCGCGTAAGCGATCCGATCCGTCCCACTTGCAAGGTCCGGATCGGTCATCACACAAGAATAACCCTCCGACTCCAGAACCGATTTCAACTCCTCTTCAGCTATAGCGAAAAAGACCGGGGTTTCGGGGGCGACCGCCTTCACCTGCCTTGCTGTATGAAGAATCAGCGGCTCCCCCTGGACCGGGTGAAGCAACTTTCGTGGGAACCGAATCGACTGGAGACGAGCCGGAACAATAATGGCTTTCGGGATCGACACTCCTTTCAGCATCCAATGGGTGCTCGATGGGTCAACGGGATATTCGACGCTAAATGGACCGCGAAGACTTGGGTTATCCTAGAAAAGAGGCTTGTGGAGGGACAGCGGCCTTCCCGGACTGAGCCTGTCGAATGGCGATGTCCGCTGAAGCGCATTGTTAACCTACTCTCAGCACTTAAAACAAACCCCCTGGACTCGATTTCGATTTGGATTTCGATAGCGATTTCGAGTTTTTTCCGCTCAATTGGCTCGCCAACCGAGGTGCTCGTCCAGACCCTCGGTTTGATGCTAAAGATTTACACCTACAAGAAGTGCAGCACCTGCCGTAAAGCTACTAAGTTCCTTCAGGATCGCCAAATCGACTTTGAGGAGCTACCCATTCGCGAGACTCCGCCGAGTACCAAAGAACTGGAAAGGATGCTCGATGTAAAAGAGGGCAAAATGACCAAAATCCTCAATACCTCCAGCCAGGATTACCGGGACAGCGGGTGGAAAGATACGCTGACGAACATGAAACCATCTGAAGTATTCGCAGCCCTTCAGAAAAACGGAAATCTCGTGAAGCGGCCCTTTCTTCTCGGCAAGGACATCGCTCTGGTTGGATTCGACGAGGCGGAATGGGAGGAGTCGTTAGATTCCTCTTAAACGGCTATCGAGAGGCTCTACCTGTGCAATCATGGCTGGTTCGGGAGGCGTAATCGGGCTAGATTCACCTGAGGATATCGATTTTAAAAAAACTGATGGCGATAACCGGCCTTTGACCCGCTCAGCACATCGGTTGACAGACGTCTAAGCTCCTGAATAAATCATCCGAAAATGAACCGACCAATCTCAAAGCCTCTATCACTCATAATCCTGTCGTTAGTGATCGCATCCATCACTGCCCTTGCGGATGACAACCGGGACCGGCCTGGTCCGCAGTCGATACCTCGCTACACGAAGTCGAAGACTTTTTCTCTGAGCGATTTGTTCAAGAGCCCTTCCGATAAAGATGAGGAGACTGCGGACTCTACTGATGAATCGGCAGCCGATCCATCCCACCTACTGATTGCCGTAATTCAGCCCACTGAAGCGCAGAGTACAAAAGGAGTCATTTATTTCGAAACGGTTGAGGAAGGCATCCAGGTAAGCGGAAGTCTCTCTGAGCTGGCCCCCGGAGAATATGATATCTGTGTTCACCAGTATGGTGACCTGTCTGCGGTCGATGGCAGTTCTGCAGGAGAACCGTTCAACCCTGATTCTCAGTCCAAAGTTTCGGAAAAGAATTCAAATTCTTACTTCGGTCATCTCGGAAGAGTCTCCGTAGACGAAGACGGTGTAGCGGAATTCTCATTTGTAGATTCCGGTTTTTCGTTAGCAGGTCCAAATTCAATTCTCGGCAGAAGTCTGCTCGTTTTCGGTGATACCGGTGTTCCGCCAGTAGGCATGGCAGTCATTGGAATCGCGAGTCGGAGTGCCAATTGATTTCTCTGCACGAGGCCTCATTTCCGAGAACCGAACCTGCCTTGGTAGAATTCAGAACTGTTTCTCACGGGAATCCAAGATTAGGGTGACCGGTCCGTCATTGACTAACTTTACGGCCATCGAGGCACCAAACACGCCCTTCGCGACTTGTCTTCCTAGCTCGGTGCCTAGTTCCCTGATGAACTTTTCGTAAAGAGGCACTGCTATTTCCGGGGGAGCCGCTCGGTTGAAGGATGGACGGGTTCCCTTCTTTACCGTTCCAAATAGAGTGAATTGACTCACTACGAGCGCGTTACCCTTCGTTTCGAGGATACTCCGGTTCATCTTTCCCTCGGCGTCGTCGAAAATTCGGAGCTTCTTCACTCGATCAACTAACCACAGGCAGTCTTCATTCGTATCGTCACGCGAAACCCCCAGAAGAATCAATAGCCCACTCCCTATCTCACTAACCAGCTCTCCCTTTACTTGGACCGAGGCGGACGACACCCTTTGAATTACCGCTCTCAAGTCACTAACCCAAAGTGACGGCAACCTTCCAGAACACCACTGCTCCCTGGTGCCTCGGAAGCGTAGAATCTTTCAGAGGCGTCCTTTTCATCCATTTCCTTTCGAACCTTCGCCACTAG is a window from the Verrucomicrobiota bacterium genome containing:
- a CDS encoding fatty acid CoA ligase family protein, giving the protein MNIAGYVAKRAEKAPEVLAVRIPNVTGRRIGFRDTTFAELHCLVAGLAAHFLEKGVGKGTRTIVLAKPGLELICGVFAILRVGAVPVVIDPGMGLRSFLSCVKRSEPEAVFGIPKGLMISRVFSKSFHRVRARFSTNLITRTEEADGSRGFEPADTAPNDLAAILFTSGSTGPAKGVCYEHGMFQAQIAAVRERFSIEPGEVDFPMLPVFALFNPALGMTTVVPPMNPSRPAKADPGLQIAVMNEAGVTNSFGSPVLWNLIATEGARSNRSIPSLRRVLAAGAAVSPSLIKKLSPLVPNADIYSPYGATEALPMTAIDGDMILEVAELTEEGKGVCVGSPLDGVNVRIASVQEGPMVEEHLQELSPHEIGEIVVSGPMVTREYDRLEEATRNAKVNAGETVWHRMGDLGYKDEAGRIWFCGRVAERVTTREGKAYYPECCEQVFNRHPKVYRSALVGLGSRNKRVPGIVVQPEKGCFPKNEDEIGNWVVELKKLGSETPMTASIRHFFFRKDFPVDIRHNAKIHRLRLAKEYATHGFHPTELKRE
- the kdsB gene encoding 3-deoxy-manno-octulosonate cytidylyltransferase; its protein translation is MLKGVSIPKAIIVPARLQSIRFPRKLLHPVQGEPLILHTARQVKAVAPETPVFFAIAEEELKSVLESEGYSCVMTDPDLASGTDRIAYANREILADQVVNVQADEPLVSGRQIAELFSLLDSSAGMSTLAVRLTDPARINDPSQVKVVMDQQGRALYFSRAPIPWDRESKGYPTKERLETIKVFGHLGLYGYQGRFLERFVDLKPSPLERIERLEQLRVLENGIEIKVGVTEESTIGVDTPEDLVRLERALDARST
- a CDS encoding Spx/MgsR family RNA polymerase-binding regulatory protein → MGARWVNGIFDAKWTAKTWVILEKRLVEGQRPSRTEPVEWRCPLKRIVNLLSALKTNPLDSISIWISIAISSFFRSIGSPTEVLVQTLGLMLKIYTYKKCSTCRKATKFLQDRQIDFEELPIRETPPSTKELERMLDVKEGKMTKILNTSSQDYRDSGWKDTLTNMKPSEVFAALQKNGNLVKRPFLLGKDIALVGFDEAEWEESLDSS
- a CDS encoding superoxide dismutase family protein, encoding MNRPISKPLSLIILSLVIASITALADDNRDRPGPQSIPRYTKSKTFSLSDLFKSPSDKDEETADSTDESAADPSHLLIAVIQPTEAQSTKGVIYFETVEEGIQVSGSLSELAPGEYDICVHQYGDLSAVDGSSAGEPFNPDSQSKVSEKNSNSYFGHLGRVSVDEDGVAEFSFVDSGFSLAGPNSILGRSLLVFGDTGVPPVGMAVIGIASRSAN
- the dtd gene encoding D-aminoacyl-tRNA deacylase — its product is MRAVIQRVSSASVQVKGELVSEIGSGLLILLGVSRDDTNEDCLWLVDRVKKLRIFDDAEGKMNRSILETKGNALVVSQFTLFGTVKKGTRPSFNRAAPPEIAVPLYEKFIRELGTELGRQVAKGVFGASMAVKLVNDGPVTLILDSREKQF